From Candidatus Angelobacter sp.:
CAGCATGGCGTGTGAGTACGCCACGCCGCCAGCCACGCCGAGCGCGGCGCCCAAGACGGCCAACGCCCCGCCTTCGAGGAGCAACATCCGCCGCACTTGTTTCGGTGTGAAACCCAGCGCGAGCAGAATGCCGACTTCCGCCGCACGTTGCTCGATCCCGAATTGAAACAGCAAGGCCATCAACAGCAGGGCGGCGGCAATGAGGAAGAAACTGAACCCAAGAAACAGTCCGCCAAAATCCTGCGATTGTTCGGCCGCGGCCAGGGCTTGTTGTCGCACCGGCTCGAAGCTTAATCCGATGGAAGCCGGGTCGAGCGTTGCGATGAGCTTCTTCTCCAACTCCACCCGGAACCTCTTCAGGAATCCGGAAAACGCGGTCGGGGACTCCGAGTCCCGTGGTGGCGACGCAGGAGGAACCGCCGTGCTCCCGGGGGACAGTTCGATCGGCGCCACCGAGCGCAGACCGCGGGAAAACAAAGGCAATTCAAACCGATATCGCACAGCGGTCAGGTTGCCGAAGCGATTGCCCCACATCTTTTGCCCGGCGGCGAGCGTGACAAACGCCTTCGGCGTGCCTCGGTGGCTTTTCCAATACTCCTCGTCTTTCGGCCGAATTCTCGCGAGTTTCACCGGCAGGCTCGGGTCCCAATCGCGGGTGCTCTCCGCTTTTTCCAGACCTGGAAAATCGGGCATGAGTGTGCGGTCCGCCGCCGCGCCGGTTAAAGGCACAATCGTGCGCACGATGAATTCATTGGTCCGCTCTTCAAGCCGCCGCGACAGTCCGATGACGTAGTAGCTCAAGTCGAGCTTGTCGCCCGGTTTCGCGCCGAGATCGTCTGCGAGCCACTGGTTGATGATCACTTCCCCGTCCCGCATGGCCGGGGGAACCACCGGAGCACCCATGGCCGCAACCATTGAATAGGGGGCCGCTCGCTCGCCGACGCGCAGTTCGTTGACAAAATAAGTCAGAACGCCGGACGCGTTCGTGGCTGATTTGAGTGCCGCGTCTGCCACCGGCGGATCGAGGAATAAACGACCCGTACGCAGTTCTAGCGCGTTGACTGCGGGCAGTTCTCGCAGTTCGAGCTCGGCGTCGGCCAGTGTCCAGGTTTGACGGAGCGCGACATTTGCTTGAACCACAGCCCACGGATCTTCGTCCGTGCTCGCCAACAGGAGATTGGCGCGTCCGGGAAGCTGCAACTGCTTTTGCAACGTGGCCAGCGAAACGAACGCATTGAATGGAGCGATTTGACTCGCTTGCAGGCTGAATCGGCCAAACTCCGCGTCGGACGCGATCGCCGCCACATTCAGTCTGAGGGAAACGGAAGCGTCTTCCTGTGGTGAAATGGGCGCTTCCCGGGAAAGGCGGTCTGGCTTGGCCACTCGCAGCACAACGCTGTCCCCCGGCTTTACTTTGAGTTGATCGGCGAGCGGTTGATTGAGCACCACTTCGTCGTCGGAGGGCGGCTTGAATGAAGGCTGGGCATTGTTCAGCCACCAGAATCGCTCATCGACGCCGAGCAACCGGGCCCGGTTGACATGAGCGGAGTCGTCCGGCGTTCCAGCTGTCGCTGTCAGTTGGATGGCTGGCGCGACCTGGCCTTCGATCAGTCCCTTGTGCGCCAGTTCGTCCGCCAGGGCAGCGCGAAAAAAGCGGTCGTTGCCTACGAGTGCGAGCTGCACCCTGCCCAGGCGCGCCAGCGCCATCTCGCGCAGGCTTCCCCGCACCGAATCCCCGACCACCAGCGCGCCGATCAACACCGCGCTTCCGGCCATCGCCCCGAGCAACGCGCCGAGATGCGAGCGGACGTGGAAGCGCAGGCTGCGAAGGATGAGCGTCCAAAAGGTCATGAATCACCTGGCACGAGCACGCCATCCCTGAGTTCCAGCACCCGGCTCATCCGCTTCGCAAAACCCAGCGCGTGCGTCACGACGATCAATGTCACGCCCTCGCCTTTGTTCAATTGCACGAGGAGATCGGCGAGGATTTGCGCGGCGGCGCGGTCAAGCGCGCCGGTCGGTTCATCGGCCAGCAACAGTTTCGGTTGATTGATCAGGGCGCGAACGACGGCCACGCGCTGGCGTTCGCCTCCGGAAAGCTGCCCGGGACGATGTGAAATCCGCGCGCCCAGACCCACTCGGTCGAGCAGTTGCCTGGCGCGTTCGCCCGCACCATCCCGCAGGGCGCCGTCTCTGGCCGCGAGCGTGGGGATCAGCACGTTTTCCAGCACGGTGCACTGTGGCAGGAGGTGGTGCGCCTGAAAAACGAACCCGATCTCGCGGTTGCGGACTGCGGCGAGCTGGGTCTCGTCAAGCCGGCTCAACTCCCTGCCATCGAGCAGCACCCGTCCGCTCGTGGCCCGGTCGAGCGTGCCGATGATATTCAGCAGCGTGCTCTTGCCCGAACCGGACGGTCCCACGATGGCGGCCGACTCACCGCGCTCGATTTCCAGCGTGACATCGCGCAACACCGGGACACCCTCCGCGTCATCGGGTGATTCGTAGCGTTTGGAAACATCGGTCAGGCTGAGCAAGGGCAACGACATAGTATAGTTTTAGACGAAAACCGCCCGCGCGTCGCAGGAAATTTCTTACGAACGGATGACGAAACCAAAGCCGGAGTCGCGCTGCGCCGGTTCACGCGACCTTTATCCATCGTTTCGCCTTCATCTCGAAACGTGGCAGAGTTCCGGTTGGCACCGGTTTTACGGGAACGCGCAACGCAAATGCATCCTGGAAATCTTTTTCAAGCCGCCCCGCGAGTGCGAGCGGCCTGGAGCATTCCGTCGTCGGTTCGACCTGGACGCTCAGTTCGGTCAACGAATGAACACGGTTTACGGTGACCTGGTACTCCGCCACATCGCCGCAGGCGCGGATGATGTCTTCGACAGCACTGGGGAATATATTCACGCCGCGGATTACGACCATGTCATCCACGCGTCCGAGTATGCCACCTTCCAGAGCGAGGGTGTGACGGCCGCAAATGCACGGTTGAGGGTCGATGGACGAAGGTCGACGGACAGGTTTGACGAGATCCCCGGTGCGGTAACGGAGCAGCGGCGAGCCGACGCGGCCGAGCGTGGTCAACACGAGCTCACCTTGCTGGCCGGCTTCGACGGGTTTGCCCGACGCTGGTTCAATAACCTCGGCGAGGTAGGCGGGTTCGATGACGTGCAAAACTCCGGCCTGCTTCGGGCATTCGTAGGTGACCGGGCCGGTTTCCGTCATGCCGTGGTGATCGAAGACGCGAGCGCCATGCCACAGCTTCTGAAGTCGTGCCCGGAGCGCCGGGACGCTGCCGCCCGGTTCGCCCGCGACGATGAGAGTCTGCACTTTTGCGCGCCGCAAATCGATTTTCTCTTCGGCGGCGACTTCTGCCAGCCGCAAGGCGTAGGTGGGTGTGCAACAAAGTGCCGTCGCGCCATTGTCGATCATCAACCTCAGTCGCGCCGCGCTGCCGAGGCCGCCGCCCGGAATGCAAAGGCAGCCGAGGCGTTGCGCCGCCTCGAACGCGAGCCAGAATCCGATGAACGGCCCGAAGGAAAACGCAAAGAAGACGCGATCCCGCGCGGCCACGCCCGCGGCACGGAGGATTTCAGTCCAGCTTTCCACCATCCAGTTCCAGCTTTCCGGCGTGTCGAGCCAGCGGATCGGCGCCCCGGTGGTTCCGCTGGTTTGATGAAAGCGCGTGTATCGGTCAGGCGCATACGTCAGGTTCGTGCCGTGGGGCGGGTGGGCGCGCTGGTCATCGACGATTTCCTGCTTGGTTGTAAACGGGAAGGTTTCCGAAAATTTCTCCAGGCTCGCGATGGTCGCGCCCATTCGAGAAAGCTTGCTTGTGTAGAACGAATTCGCCGGAACGAGCGCCGCGAGCAGCCGGCGCAATTGCTCGAATTGGGCCGAAACGATCGCCGACCGGGCGTGCAAGGAATCCTCAGCCATCGGAAGCTCAGTGCTGACCCGACGATGGCACTGCAGGAACGGCTTCGACCGAGGCAGGTTTTGCACTGCGCGCCGGCGGATTGGGTTTGTAAAACGTCACGAGACAGCCACCTACCGCGGCCAGCAATATACCCAGATAAAACTGGGGTTTGACTGCGCCCCATCCCCCTGCCGGAGGATGCAGAATGAGCGCGTAGAATGCGTTTACAACAGGCGCGCCGGCGAAGACGATGGACATGACTACAGCCGGTGTCCCTTTGGCGCCGAACGCCAGCAGCACGCCAAATGCACCGACGGCGCCAACAATGCCGGCGACTAATGACCACCACATCCCTCGGTGCGTATAACCGCTGAACGCCGCTCCTTTCATCATCAGAAGCGCGAGCGGAGCGATCACCGCGGTGAGGAAATACGCGATGCCCACGAAAAGAAACGCCTTGTAGCGTCCGTTGACGGGATCGCCCATGGCGACCTGCCCGGTGTGGAGGAAGACGCCGTAAACGCCCCACGAAACGACCGTCAGCAGGGCGAAAGCGAGCCAGGTGAGGCCGGGAGAATCAGAGTTGGCATTAATCATACGTGTGCGGATAATAGGTCCGGCGCGGCTTTACTTCAATTGGAATCGGCTTACATTACGCCGGGCTGAATAATGTGGACCCCATAACGTCTTGAACACAGTGAAACACTCCATTGTCGTCCTGCTGGGCTTGCTGTTACTGGCCGGTTGCGCAACAAGCACCGTCGAGTCGCGCCGAAAGGAAAAGTACGAGGTTTACGGCGCGCTGCCGCCGGATGAAAAGGAGTTGGTGGACAAGGGCCAGATCAAAACGGGCATGAGCCAGGACGCAGTCTATATCGCCTGGGGCGCTCCGGCCCAGATTCTCCAAAACCAGACCGGCAACAGCGGCGTCCAGACGGTCTGGCTTTACGAGGGCACAACGATGCAGGAAACGCGGTATTGGACGTTTCGCGAAGTACCCCACGGCGGCCATGTGTTTTTTGAGCGATACCTCGATCGGGACTACGACCCTCGCAATTATGTCAGCGCTGAGCTGGTGTTTGTTAACGGAAAACTCTCGAGCTGGCGCACACTGCCGCGTCCGACATATTGACCCACGGGTGAAAAAGTTTCAGTTCCTCGCCGCCGGAGTTCGACACGAACCCGTGGCCTTCGCGGCCCGGAGTCACTACTTCCACGATTCCTCCGGCGCCACCTCGATTTTGTCGGCGAGAGCCTTCGGAATGGGCGCCGCTCGCATTTTGCCGCTCTCGTCGTGCGTGACGCAGACGACGGTCAGTGTTCCTCGTGCCACCTCCACCGGTGGCGAGGCGTTCAGCTTGCGGAACCGAAAAGCGTAGCCGAGCGACTTTGCCTTCTTCTCGCTGACCAGCATGTGGATTTCGACCTCGTCCTCGAAGCGCAATGGCTGCGCGTAGTCGCACGCGGCATGGACGCGGGGCCAGCCGACGGGAGGATCGGTCTTGTCGGTCACGACGGAAAACCCGAGCGACCGGAAAAAGGCGTGCTCGGCGGTCTCCATGTAGCGGAAGAAATTCGAGTAATGGACGATGCCCGCCATGTCGGTCTCTGAAAATTCCACGCGCCGCACCGCTTTGAATTCGTAAGCCATGAGCGTATTTTATGCGGATGCGCGGCGATTTGCGATTTGAAAAGAGGCGCCGGTTTCCTGGGGGGCGGGACGGCCCGAGGACACTTGCTGAAAAGCGCGGCCCACGTTTTCCGCCATGCGCCCTGCGTTGAAAGCCTGCCACACCACCTGCCGTCCGGCGTCGCCAAGCGCGCGCCGTTTTTCCGGATTCGTGACCAGACTCTCGATGGCCCCGGCCAGCGCTTCCACGTCCCCGGGCTCGTAGAGTACACCGCCGCCGGTCGCTTCAATCAATTCGGGAAATGCGGCTGCGCGCGGTTGCGCGACCGGCACCCCCGCTGCCAGTGCTTCAATGACATACAAACCGAACGCCTCACCGTAAAGCGCCGGAACGCAAAAAATGTCGAGTGACCGGAGAAATTGCACCTTCGCGGCACGGTCCAGGTTCGGATGAAACTCGACGTCGTGCAACACTCCGTTTGTTTTCAAGCGCTCGCGCAGCGCCTCGACGAATGGTTCGTCAGACGGACCGCAGCCACCGCCCACACGGAGCTTCAAATTCTTGGTGCGTGCGTTGCGCTTTAACAAAAGGAACGCTTCAACGAGCCGGTCCAATCCTTTTTCCCGGCACATGCGGGCAAAGTAGCCCAGCACCGGCGGTTCCGTGCTCCGGCCTGCCGCATCTGTTTTCTCGTATCCCGCAAGGTGAATGCCGTTGTAAATCACGCGGACCTTGTTCGCCGCCAAGCGAAGCCGTCTGGTCATCAACTCGCTGAAGTAGCGGCTCGGCGCGATGAACAGATCCACCTCCGCCGCCCGTCCGGCCAGCGTTCGCCATGCTTCATCGCGCTGCCCCTGCGGCAGCGAATCGAGAAAATAATCCTCGCCCTGCAACATGCAGACGACCGGCGAGCGTAGTTCCTGTTTCAGTTTGCGCACCAGCCCGACGAGCAGCGCGTTTGAAAGACAGATCACGTCCGGATGCGGCTTTTGCGCCAGCCAGCCGATCAATTCGTCCAGTTCACGCGCCTGATTCCCTTCCTCACCCCGCAGCATGGAGATTGTAAGATCGCCGACGTCCTCGGCGCGCGTCCCGGCAGCCTTGCCCGCCGCCCATTTCAACAGGGTCGGCGATTTCAGCAGGCGATGGAGCCATCGCGGCGCGTGACGGAAGAGCGCCCACTTCTGTTCGAGGTAAACGTTGACGCCGCCGAAGAAAATCGGCGTGCCGCGGCTCTCATCCTCCTCATCCAGCGTCATTGGCAAATAAAGGGGGACCATCAGGACTTCCTGACCCTGCTGACGCAACGCGGCGACAAGCGCGTTGTCGCGGAAACAGTTTCCGCAGTACATGCCGCCCGCGCCGGGGGTGATCTGGACGATGTTCACTCGGCCTGTTCTGTCGCCAACGATGCTGCTTCACGCTTCGTCATCGGCCGACCATACGGCAAGGGCGCCGGGACTTCCGCAAATTCCTTGATTGCGGTCCACAGACGCGTGAAGTCCTTGTTCACGTCGCCGCTCAGACAGTCGGTGATGTCGCCCGCGAGATCGGGATATTTGTCGGTCAACTCGCGAAAGCTGAAGTCAGGATCATAAAAGGCGTACACCAGTTTGCGCATGTTCTCGATGCCCTCGCGCAGTCTGGCCGCATAATCCTCGTACCGGCCGGGCGAAAAGTCGCGCGCAACAAGCGCCTCATGCACGGCATCGCCCGCCATCACACCACTCTTGAGCGCCAGCATGACACCGGACGAAAAGACCGGGTCGAGAAAACAATACGCGTCGCCGACGAGCAGAAGTCCTTCGACGCTGCAATAGCGGGAATGGAACGAGAATTCCCCTGTGATGTAATGCGGACCCGACTGCGCGCCGCAGGAGAGATATTCCCTGATCCACAGGTTCCGTTCGATTTCGCGTTTGAAAATCTGCGCGGGATCCTTGACGCCATCGCGCGTCAGATACTTTCCCTCGGCCACGACCCCCACACTGACGACGTCGTTGTGCAGGGGGATGTACCAGAACCAGCCTTTCTCCGGCACAAACGCCACGGTGGTGGCCCCGGCGTCCACGCCTGCGTCCCGCTTTGCGCCCTTGTAATAGGTCCAGACCGCGACCTTGTGCAATTCGGGGTCGCCCACGCGCCAGTTGTGTCTTACCGCGGCAAAGGCTTCGCGCCCCGAACAGTCGAGCGTCATCGGCGCGCGGTATTCGGTGATCTCCCCGCTTTCGTTTTGCACGCGGACTCCAACGACACGTCCGCCTTCCTTTACCAGTTCCTTGACCGCCGTTTTCTCTTTCACGGTCGCGCCCTTTTCGCGGGCGT
This genomic window contains:
- a CDS encoding FtsX-like permease family protein is translated as MTFWTLILRSLRFHVRSHLGALLGAMAGSAVLIGALVVGDSVRGSLREMALARLGRVQLALVGNDRFFRAALADELAHKGLIEGQVAPAIQLTATAGTPDDSAHVNRARLLGVDERFWWLNNAQPSFKPPSDDEVVLNQPLADQLKVKPGDSVVLRVAKPDRLSREAPISPQEDASVSLRLNVAAIASDAEFGRFSLQASQIAPFNAFVSLATLQKQLQLPGRANLLLASTDEDPWAVVQANVALRQTWTLADAELELRELPAVNALELRTGRLFLDPPVADAALKSATNASGVLTYFVNELRVGERAAPYSMVAAMGAPVVPPAMRDGEVIINQWLADDLGAKPGDKLDLSYYVIGLSRRLEERTNEFIVRTIVPLTGAAADRTLMPDFPGLEKAESTRDWDPSLPVKLARIRPKDEEYWKSHRGTPKAFVTLAAGQKMWGNRFGNLTAVRYRFELPLFSRGLRSVAPIELSPGSTAVPPASPPRDSESPTAFSGFLKRFRVELEKKLIATLDPASIGLSFEPVRQQALAAAEQSQDFGGLFLGFSFFLIAAALLLMALLFQFGIEQRAAEVGILLALGFTPKQVRRMLLLEGGALAVLGAALGVAGGVAYSHAML
- a CDS encoding ABC transporter ATP-binding protein, whose amino-acid sequence is MSLPLLSLTDVSKRYESPDDAEGVPVLRDVTLEIERGESAAIVGPSGSGKSTLLNIIGTLDRATSGRVLLDGRELSRLDETQLAAVRNREIGFVFQAHHLLPQCTVLENVLIPTLAARDGALRDGAGERARQLLDRVGLGARISHRPGQLSGGERQRVAVVRALINQPKLLLADEPTGALDRAAAQILADLLVQLNKGEGVTLIVVTHALGFAKRMSRVLELRDGVLVPGDS
- a CDS encoding AMP-binding protein, producing MAEDSLHARSAIVSAQFEQLRRLLAALVPANSFYTSKLSRMGATIASLEKFSETFPFTTKQEIVDDQRAHPPHGTNLTYAPDRYTRFHQTSGTTGAPIRWLDTPESWNWMVESWTEILRAAGVAARDRVFFAFSFGPFIGFWLAFEAAQRLGCLCIPGGGLGSAARLRLMIDNGATALCCTPTYALRLAEVAAEEKIDLRRAKVQTLIVAGEPGGSVPALRARLQKLWHGARVFDHHGMTETGPVTYECPKQAGVLHVIEPAYLAEVIEPASGKPVEAGQQGELVLTTLGRVGSPLLRYRTGDLVKPVRRPSSIDPQPCICGRHTLALEGGILGRVDDMVVIRGVNIFPSAVEDIIRACGDVAEYQVTVNRVHSLTELSVQVEPTTECSRPLALAGRLEKDFQDAFALRVPVKPVPTGTLPRFEMKAKRWIKVA
- a CDS encoding thioesterase family protein, with protein sequence MAYEFKAVRRVEFSETDMAGIVHYSNFFRYMETAEHAFFRSLGFSVVTDKTDPPVGWPRVHAACDYAQPLRFEDEVEIHMLVSEKKAKSLGYAFRFRKLNASPPVEVARGTLTVVCVTHDESGKMRAAPIPKALADKIEVAPEESWK
- a CDS encoding glycosyltransferase family 4 protein, whose protein sequence is MNIVQITPGAGGMYCGNCFRDNALVAALRQQGQEVLMVPLYLPMTLDEEDESRGTPIFFGGVNVYLEQKWALFRHAPRWLHRLLKSPTLLKWAAGKAAGTRAEDVGDLTISMLRGEEGNQARELDELIGWLAQKPHPDVICLSNALLVGLVRKLKQELRSPVVCMLQGEDYFLDSLPQGQRDEAWRTLAGRAAEVDLFIAPSRYFSELMTRRLRLAANKVRVIYNGIHLAGYEKTDAAGRSTEPPVLGYFARMCREKGLDRLVEAFLLLKRNARTKNLKLRVGGGCGPSDEPFVEALRERLKTNGVLHDVEFHPNLDRAAKVQFLRSLDIFCVPALYGEAFGLYVIEALAAGVPVAQPRAAAFPELIEATGGGVLYEPGDVEALAGAIESLVTNPEKRRALGDAGRQVVWQAFNAGRMAENVGRAFQQVSSGRPAPQETGASFQIANRRASA
- a CDS encoding NAD(P)/FAD-dependent oxidoreductase; the encoded protein is MKADTTIQAGGYKHYDAIVIGGGPAGAATAAILSGHGHRVVVFEREKFPRYHIGESLLPFTFHPLERLGLVEKMRGSAFVKKYSVQFVSVSGKASQPFYFFNRYDRDTVAQTWQVLRSEFDVMLLNNAREKGATVKEKTAVKELVKEGGRVVGVRVQNESGEITEYRAPMTLDCSGREAFAAVRHNWRVGDPELHKVAVWTYYKGAKRDAGVDAGATTVAFVPEKGWFWYIPLHNDVVSVGVVAEGKYLTRDGVKDPAQIFKREIERNLWIREYLSCGAQSGPHYITGEFSFHSRYCSVEGLLLVGDAYCFLDPVFSSGVMLALKSGVMAGDAVHEALVARDFSPGRYEDYAARLREGIENMRKLVYAFYDPDFSFRELTDKYPDLAGDITDCLSGDVNKDFTRLWTAIKEFAEVPAPLPYGRPMTKREAASLATEQAE